In a single window of the Vitis vinifera cultivar Pinot Noir 40024 chromosome 6, ASM3070453v1 genome:
- the LOC104879511 gene encoding uncharacterized protein LOC104879511, producing MSKEEEGYRRRSSRLWALEEAAKFKQKEKEEKDKEAKEKLRAKQNASPSMPLPDRKRGRKKKRLEEVVVSSVARDGENPKDEDPPLNPDQPAILPSTKPLPEKSRLEFILDILQRRDTHEIFAEPVDADEVEGYYDVIKEPMDFGTMRAKLQEGMYKTLEQFEHDVFQISSNAMLFNSSTTVYFRQARALRELAQKVFDALKTHPETLELEFSQIRRRPGRKPQGEGSVSHTKLASNLKSIGIGVSSNGRTCSLNGPSIRRNTQAYLAASRSISRADQKDKAILSGSRGGRNLNQMETERRRTYRPWSTFASENDLLISAVYNESKQLIQVRNGDGGYKESLMRFLKDMGPTAQMVANRKMANCPTGDPSSQSVTPAPSANTPNHLLPASTSQTGTPYLGAVTNCPTPHNFQQNLPGDSSGFADANDRLTVGGNAFRGNIHTRNSMDIHSGAYKGKMVCLPGRMNIPSAIQGEIFPTNYMMGTQSALQVQRTYPATRKNTDNTVLGETAVNKPAIMDIRNPTREEMIHTSDKMGLLRGAVREDSMKQKQNAQIHSGSYFPITGIKDLNSVGSTGAVREDSSKQKQNTQIQSGSYFALAGVKDLNFVGGTSSVGENSTEQNQNTQIRLSSYFPISGMRDLNSVGNTGAVREDSNKQNQNTQIQSASYFPITGIKDLNSVGSAGAVKGDSPKRNQNSHIQLGPYFPITGIKDLNSVDSTGAVREDSTKQKQNSQIQSGSYFPFTGIKDLKSVGSTGIEDLNSPSIRITNTSGKHKMMDLMMDSCQFDDQVQLALLATESQSRLLEFGSKSESSLLPLQVANMTSSGYATTAFHGLGSDYMGGEDLTDAPLIPNYGAISAREGQLLEWSRPTPWGLQAIHDFPYKKMPAGGMNSFPQDALVALGGVNPVHQNALVGQGPQLASAPRGPFVDALSFYERASNQGFQAEASGHHLGNIQQQQPVQASQQLRQASQQPRQTSQQPKQASQQPDLALQL from the exons ATGTCAAAGGAAGAAGAAGGGTACAGAAGGAGGAGCTCCCGTTTATGGGCCTTAGAGGAGGCAGCAAAATTtaaacagaaagaaaaagaggagaAGGACAAGGAGGCGAAGGAGAAGCTGAGAGCAAAGCAAAATGCCTCACCTTCCATGCCTTTGCCTGACCGCAAGAGGGGCCGGAAGAAGAAAaggcttgaagaggttgtgGTTTCTTCTGTTGCAAGG GATGGAGAAAACCCAAAAGATGAAGATCCTCCACTCAACCCTG ATCAACCAGCAATCTTACCATCTACGAAACCGCTTCCAGAAAAGAGCAGACTTGAATTTATCCTGGATATACTACAAAG GAGAGATACACATGAAATATTCGCTGAGCCAGTTGATGCTGATGAG GTGGAGGGTTACTATGATGTTATCAAAGAGCCAATGGATTTTGGGACAATGAGGGCAAAACTCCAGGAAGGAATGTATAAAACTTTAGAGCAATTTGAG CATGATGTATTTCAAATATCCAGCAATGCAATGCTTTTTAACTCATCAACTACTGTTTATTTCAGACAG GCTCGTGCTTTACGGGAACTGGCCCAGAAGGTTTTTGATGCTCTTAAAACTCATCCAGAAACATTAGAATTGGAGTTCTCCCAGATAAGAAGACGCCCTGGTAGGAAACCCCAAGGTGAGGGGAGTGTTTCACACACTAAACTTGCAAGTAACTTGAAGTCCATTGGTATTGGTGTTTCATCAAATGGTAGAACATGTTCCTTAAATGGACCATCTATCAGGAGAAATACCCAAGCATACCTTGCAGCATCTCGCTCAATTTCTCGTGCTGATCAGAAAGATAAAGCAATTCTTTCTG GGTCTAGAGGTGGTAGGAACTTGAATCAAATGGAAACTGAAAGGCGCCGAACATATAGGCCTTGGAGTACTTTTGCGAGTGAGAATGACTTACTAATTTCAGCAGTttataatgaatcaaaacaaCTTATTCAG GTTAGGAATGGGGATGGTGGGTACAAAGAAAGTTTAATGCGATTTCTTAAAGATATGGGACCAACAGCCCAAATGGTTGCCAATAGGAAAATGGCAAACTGTCCAACTGGAGATCCAAGTTCCCAGTCTGTGACTCCAGCCCCTTCAGCTAACACTCCAAACCATCTGCTTCCTGCATCAACCTCCCAAACAGGAACACCTTATCTGGGTGCTGTTACAAATTGCCCAACGCCTCATAATTTCCAGCAAAACTTACCTGGGGATTCTAGTGGCTTTGCAGATGCTAATGACAGATTGACTGTCGGTGGTAATGCTTTCAGAGGAAATATTCATACCCGCAACAGCATGGATATCCATAGTGGAGCTTACAAAGGAAAGATGGTTTGTCTTCCTGGAAGAATGAATATTCCTAGTGCTATCCAAGGGGAAATTTTTCCTACCAATTACATGATGGGAACTCAAAGTGCTTTACAAGTTCAAAGGACCTATCCTGCTACCAGAAAGAATACTGATAACACTGTGCTTGGAGAAACGGCTGTTAACAAACCTGCCATAATGGACATTCGCAATCCTACCAGAGAAGAGATGATTCACACCAGTGACAAAATGGGTCTTCTTCGTGGAGCAGTGAGAGAAGATTCCATGAAGCAAAAACAGAATGCCCAGATCCACTCAGGCTCATACTTCCCAATTACTGGAATTAAAGATTTGAACTCTGTTGGGAGTACAGGAGCTGTCAGAGAGGATTCCAGTAAGCAGAAACAAAACACCCAGATTCAGTCAGGCTCATACTTCGCCCTTGCTGGAGTGAAAGATTTGAACTTTGTTGGGGGTACCAGCTCTGTTGGAGAAAATTCCACTGAGCAAAATCAGAACACCCAGATTCGGTTGAGCTCATACTTCCCCATTAGTGGAATGAGAGATTTGAACTCTGTTGGGAATACTGGAGCTGTCAGAGAAGATTCCAATAAGCAAAATCAGAACACCCAGATTCAGTCAGCCTCATACTTCCCTATTACTGGAATTAAAGATTTGAACTCTGTTGGGAGTGCTGGAGCTGTCAAAGGAGATTCCCCTAAGCGGAATCAAAACTCCCATATTCAGTTAGGCCCATACTTCCCTATCACTGGAATTAAAGATTTGAACTCTGTTGATAGTACTGGAGCTGTCAGAGAAGATTCCACCAAGCAGAAACAGAACAGCCAGATTCAGTCAGGCTCATACTTCCCATTTACTGGAATTAAAGATTTGAAATCTGTTGGGAGTACTGGAATTGAAGATTTGAATAGTCCCTCCATTAGGATCACAAACACCAGTGGCAAGCATAAAATGATGGATTTGATGATGGACTCTTGCCAATTTGATGATCAGGTACAGCTGGCTCTGTTGGCCACGGAATCTCAGTCAAGGCTGCTTGAATTTGGGTCTAAAAGTGAATCATCATTGTTGCCTTTACAAGTAGCAAATATGACAAGCTCAGGCTATGCCACCACAGCCTTCCATGGCTTGGGTTCAGATTATATGGGAGGGGAGGACCTGACTGATGCTCCACTGATCCCGAATTATGGAGCCATATCTGCTCGAGAAGGTCAACTCCTGGAATGGAGCCGACCCACACCATGGGGACTGCAGGCAATCCATGATTTTCCATATAAGAAAATGCCAGCAGGTGGGATGAATTCATTTCCCCAGGATGCACTTGTTGCGCTTGGTGGGGTGAATCCAGTTCACCAGAATGCACTTGTTGGGCAAGGACCACAGCTGGCATCTGCTCCTCGAGGTCCTTTTGTTGATGCACTGAGTTTTTATGAGAGAGCCTCCAACCAAGGCTTCCAAGCAGAGGCTAGCGGTCATCATCTTGGGAATATCCAACAACAGCAGCCCGTACAGGCTTCTCAGCAGCTCAGGCAGGCTTCTCAGCAGCCCAGGCAGACTTCTCAGCAACCCAAGCAGGCTTCTCAGCAGCCTGATTTGGCTCTTCAGCTGTGA